AGTACAATATACCTTGTTCGAGGAGATCATATTTAACCTTAATGTATTGTATTATTTACAGATAAGGTCTTTTGTGCCTCATGGCATACCCTTTGCGTGTTATTATTTCCGAAAGTTACTGAAAGGAGCAAATAACACCATGAACATTAAATACTGTAAAACAATGATCATACTGCTCGTCGTGGCAGTGACCTCCACCTTTGCCGGAGCGGCGTTCGCGCAGATCGCCGATACCGAGGCTACCCGCAGCGCGGTTGAAAAAACGAGCGAAGTGATCAGGGAAGCGCAATCGATCATAGCCGACAGCCGAAGCCAGATAGCCCGGATATCCCTTGACAAGGCGATAGCGCTTCAGGAAAGAGCGTTGAACCAGTTCGAAGCTCATCACAATACCTTCGCGTACAAATATACTATGGAAGCGCGAAAGGAAGCGTGGCACGCGATCGCCCTGGCCAGAGATGACGCCCGCATAGAGGAAAAACTGACCAATCTCTCCGAACATACCAGGGATAAACTTCTCAGGCTCCGGGAACGCGTGACGGAGACCGGCGTCAGGGATGAACGCCTTTTCGGGCTGATGAGCAGGTCCCGTGATCTTCTCGAAGAATCTCATATGAACGCCAACCAGCTCAGAAACCAGCTCGCCATGAATCTAGCGGAGAACGCGAGAAAGCTCGCCGTACGCGCGGAGGAACGTTTCAGAAAGGTCCTCGACCTTAAGGAGATGAGCGAACGGCGTCTGATGTTGATGGAAAGACTCCTCATAAGAACGCGTGAAAGGGTAGATCAGAACGGCACCGAAAATGACAGGGTAAGGATGGAGCAGGCTGTCAGATCACTTGAAAGAGCGAAAGAGATGATAGCCGAGGGTAAGTACCAGGCGGCGCGCCTCTCGATCGAGAAATGTGAAAGGATCCTTCGCGGTTTTGCCCGCCAGTTCCCGAACGGAGAAAACGGGATCGCCGAGAACGGTCTTGAAGAAGCGTACAGGCTTCTTGAAAGGGCCAGAGAACATTTCGCGGACGCTTCCGATCCGACCGGCGTCGTTCAGAGATCCGAGGCGCTTCTCGAGAGAGCAAGGAAAGAATTCGCCAATAACCGCGCTGACGAGGGTAAACGCCTGATCATAAGGGTGCGTTCGATGCTGAGAGAGGCCGTTCAGTCAGGCGGATCTGAAATCGAACCTGGGCAGGCGGAAAAGAATATCGAAACGGCGATGCAGGTCAGGGATAATATCCAGGCCGATCTTGCCGAGTGCGGCGCGGAAGGAGCGCGTAACCTCTTCGAACGCGCGAACAGGCATCTTGACAATGCTGTCGGATTTTTCGAGAAGGAAAGATACGGCCAGGCGGATGCCGAGGCAAGGATAGCGAGAAATATCTACCAGCGGGTAAGAGAAATATGCGCCGATTGAAGATGAAGCCCATATTCATCATCCTGATCGCTGTTTTTTCAGCCTGTGCTTCAACATCTGATCTGAAAAGGCCAGCTGCCGATCAACAGGATCTGTATCCGGCGGCCGCAGATTCCATTTCAAGGACAGACTACGAGGATCTCTTCGTAGAGATCCACTCCGGGTTTATCGCCGAGATCGGAAACGAAAACGATAAAGAGAAGAACCCTGTATTGATAGAAATATGGACTATTGTCAAAATAGCCGAAGATGCTTATCTTCGTGGAGACCCCCTGTTAGCGATAAAGCTTCTGAGTGAAGCGGAAATATTACTCAGGCAGACTCCTTGATGACTGGAAACAAAAGATCCCCTCATATCGTTTTAATAATGATCCTGATCTCTCTATGCGGCAGCATCCTCGCCTTCCGGTACGCCAACGCAGGCACTCAGCTGCGCTCATCCCTTCTTGCCGGATATGATTCATACATCGACAGGTTTACCATTCTGGAAGACGATACGACTGAAGCGATAGAAGAATTCTACCTGTCTCTTGCCAATTCGCTCGACTGGAACAATGATCTTTCCCGTTTTGATATCTCCAACACCTTCAAGTTTGGAAATCAGACGGTCAATGAGAATCTTGTCACCGGATTCACCGCGGGATCGCGAAAATCCCTCCTGTTCGAATTGAGGAACAACCTGAGACTGAAATATTTCCGGGAAGGCAGCGACTACACATTCGGAAACGATTACGCTCAGTCGAACCTGCACATGAAGATCAGCAGGTATTTCGAAGATCGGTTGAAGATCGCGTCAAAGACAAGGGTCGAACTTGTCGATTTCAGCAAAAGGACATCGTTCGATTATGATTACCGCTATTTTGACACCGGGTTGGAGATGGAAAAAGGATCGTATTTCGATGATTTTTTCCGCGTCGGCTTTTCCGCTGGATACAGGGATGTCCCCGACTCGACAGCTCTGAGTTTCAACCGATTCCAGACCGATATCGAATTTCATCTTGTGTCTGACATGAAGCGGAAGACGGAACTCTCGATCTCAGCCGACAGGAGAGAATACAGGGAGAATACCAGAAGTTCCAGCTGGATCATCTATTCTTTCGCGGATTATTCGATCATCCAGTCTGATAAGACCAGATACGATCTGAGAATCGAATCGGAGATCTATCTCTACGACGATCCATCGACTACCTTTTTCAACACGCATTTTCTCAGGGCGGGGACAGGCGCGACCTGGTCAGCGGGAGAGTATATCAATATCAGTATAGAACCCCGCCTGGCGGGGATGTTCTGCGATGAGTTTCCGGAAGAGCAGTATCGCGAAGGCTCGATCGTCCTCGGACTGGAATTGTCAAGGCACGACAGGTTCTGGATGAGTTGTACGTACGAACCTGGCCGAAGGGATTATCTGCTGGAGGAAAATGATATCTATTCCGACTATTATCTCAACAGGCTTTCGCTGATGGGTAATGTCTCATTGCAGGCAGAGACTTCGTTGAACCTTTTTATTACCCACGACCCTGAACGCCACTCGAGAAGGGATGACGACTTCTCGCTGACGATGATCTCCGCCACTTTATCCAGGTCGTTCTGAAAGATCCCGGGGATTGATCGGCCGGGACATCCCGCGCCCGGTCCTATTTATCGATCCCGGCGACAAGTTCCGCTATATCGAGCACTTTGATATTTTCAACATCACGGGATTTCAGTCCGTCCTCGAACATCGTCAGACAGAAAGGACAGGCGGTGAAGATCCGGTCTACTCCGAGTCCAAGCGACTCATCGACCCTTTCCTCGTTTATCCTTTTTCCTGTATCCTCTTCCATCCACATGCGTCCTCCGCCAGCTCCGCAGCAGAAAGAACGTTTTCCATGCCGTCCGAATTCGGCCAGATCGGTCTTGACAACGCTATTGATCAGATCACGCGGCTCATCGATGATATCATTGTAGCGTCCCAGGTAGCATGAATCGTGATAGACGCCTTTTTTGAAATCCGCCTTCACCGCCCCGAGCTTTCCTTCCCTGACCAGCTCCAGCAGAAATTCGCTATGGTGCATTACCGGTTTTTCGTAACCGAACTGGGGATATTCGACCCTGAACGTATTCAACCCGTGAGGACAGGCGGTCAGGATCGTGTTGAACGAATATTTTCCCAGCGTTTCTATATTAGCTTCGATCAGCGTCTGGGCGAGATATTCGTTACCCATCCTTCTCGCCGTTTCCCCACAGCACATCTCCTCGGTCCCTAGAATAGCGAAATCGACCTTTGCCTTTTTCAACAGGCTGGCGATCGCCCTGCTGACACTCTGGCCCCTCGAATCAAAAGAACCGGCGCAACCGACCCAGAAGAGGATATCGAATTCTTTCTTTTCTGAAGCGAGAGGGATATCGAGGCCCTCGGCCCAATCCGCCCTCGCCGAATATCCCATCGTCCATGGATTATAATTGACTTCCATATTTTTAAAGACCGGTTGCATCTCGGCGGGAAAACGGCTTTCCGTCATAACGAGATAGCGCCTCAGGTCGACGATCTTCTGAACGTGCTCGATGAATGGAGGACACTCCTGCATACAGGCGCCGCACGTCGTGCAGGCCCATATCTCGTCCTCTGTCATTGTACCGGGGATGATCGGCATACCTTCCAGTCTCTCGGGCGCAGCCTTCAGCAATCTTCCCCTGTCCTCCATAAGAAGCCCTCTCATGCGATGGATCATCCTGAAGGGACTCAGCGGTTTTTCTGTCATGAACGCCGGACAGGCCGCCTGGCATCTTCCACATTCGGTACAGGCATAGAGATCGAGAAGCTGCTTCCACGTGAAATCCTGCAGCTCTGAATTGCCGAATTTTTCAGCAGTCTCATCCTCGAAATCCATACGCGAAAGGGTTCCGGGGGATCCGAGATTGCGAAGGTATATATTCGGGATCGCTCCGAGGATATGAATATGTTTAGAGAACGGAACATAAAGCAGGAAAAAGAAAATGATCAGATGATGTATCCAGGCGAGGATGCTCTCGGCTATGTGCAGATCGAATCCTTTTCCTTCGAAAAGCTTCGCGGCGATGGCTGAAACAGGAGCATACCGGCTATCGATCTTCCCGTCTATGATCCCGATACCCTTTATGCAGAACATAAGCAGTATCAGTACAAAGATCAGCGAGAGTATGAATACCGCTTCATTCCTCGCCCCCGGGTCGTCTATTTTGAGTCTGACCGGTTTAATAATAAACCGCCTGTAAAACGACACTATGATTGCGAAAAGGACCAGAAGCGCCAGAATGTCCTGAAGAAGAGATATCCATCCGGCTGCTGTCGCGCCGAAAAGAGCGACATAGCTGAAGCCGGGGACGATCATGCCGGTTATATGCTCTATTGTTCCGAGCGTAATAAAGATGAATCCCCAGAAAATCAGGAAATGACCTATCCCGGCGGGTTGCGCCAGAACTCTTGCCTGCCCGGCGACGTATACTATTACCGACCAGATACGCTTGCCGGGACTACCGAATCCGCCCTGCTTTCTGCCTAGCAGAAGCGTGCGGATCAACATCCTTACGATAAAACCGAAGGCCGCCAGGGTGGCAGCGAAAAGAACGATCAGGATAGCACCCTGTACAGTCATACTACCTCCAGAAAGAAAAAATCCCGGAACCCCGGTCCGCAAAAAACTAATTCAGAAGTTTCTTTATCTCCTCGGTCAGGATCGGGACGATCTCAAAAAGGTCTCCAACGATGCCGTAGTGAGCCTTCTCAAATATAGGCGCGTTGGGATCCTTGTTGATCGCTACGATCACCTTCGAAGTCCTCATCCCGGCCAGATGCTGTATCGCTCCGGATATCCCGCATGCTATATAGAGCTTCGGATTGACGACCTTGCCGGTCTGACCTACCTGCAGAGGCTGTTCGGCGAATCCCGCGTCGACCGCGGCTCTTGAAGCACCGACAGCTCCTCCGAAAAGATCGGCCAGATCGCCGAGTAATTTGAAATTCGCCGCGTCCTTCATCGCCCTTCCGCCGGAGACGATCACATCAGCCTCGCTTACGTCCGGACGTCCACCGCTCAGAGGGACGATCTCGGTAGCGATAGCCCTTATCATCTCTCTTGTCACTCCGGAAGGCCTCTGCACAACATCGCTCGAATCGGCACCTTCCCCAGCCGGGGCGATATTATTCGGTCTTATCGTCACGAATACAGGATGATCTCCCACCGGAGTAATATCGATAAGGAGCTTGCCCGAATAGACAGGTCTGCGCGCCACCAGGGAAGTACCCTCGACTCTGAGATCGACACAGTCACTGAACATCACTCCATCGACCTTCGCCGCCGTTCTCGGGCCGAGATCGCGCCCCATGGCCGTCGCGCCGAGAAGAATATAACCGTATCCTTCTTCCTTTATCATTCCGGCAAGAGCTTCCGCGTAACCTTCAGTAGAGTAGTTATCCAGGATCTCGTCACTCAAGACGGCGATCTTTCGAAGACCCAGCTTTCTGACCTTCTCCGCCTCATTTTCAGATCCCCTTCCCATAAGGACCGCGTCAATCGATCCACCTGTGCTTTCCGTTATTACCTTACCCGCGGCGATCAATTCCCTGACCACCTTCTTGATCTCTCCACCTCTTAATTCACCAAAAACCAGAACATCGTTTGCCATTGCAGAATCCTCCATAATCTCTTATATGATTTTTGCCTCTTCACGCAGCAGGCGAGCAAGTTCTTTGACAGCATCCGAGACCTCTTCAGCCTCGACCATCCTGCATTCCCCTCCCTTTGGAAGGGTAAGCCATTTTAATATTCTGCTCGCGCCGGCGCCTGGAGCTTCATCGAATCCCAGATCGGCCAGAGTCCTGGTCCTTATCTCTTTCTTTTTCGCTTTCATGATACCGGGCAGCGACGCGTATCTCGGTTCATTGAGACCCTTGTCGCATGAGACGATCACTGGAAGCGAGGTCTCGATCATCTCTGTTCCACCCTCGATCCTCCTGCCCACGACCGCTTTCGAGGCGTCTTCGGAAAGCTCGAAAGAGCCTGCGATATTCACCTGGGGAATATCAAGCATCTCGGCGAGGCCGCTCTGGACCTGCGCCGTATCATCGTCTATACCCTGTTTTCCACAAAATATGATATCGAACCCCTCTTCACCGATAGCTTTTGCCAGAACGGCAGCGGTCGTGAAAGGAGACGGCGCCTTCAGAGCCGGATCGCAGATATGAACCGCGTCGTCAGCACCCATGGCAAGAGCGGTCCGTATGACCTCGGTCGATTCTTCAGGACCGAGGCAGACGACGGTGACTTTACTGTCTCCGCCGATCTTTTCCTTCAGCTTGATCCCTTCCTCGATCCCATATTCATCGTATGTATTGATTATGAATTTTACTCCGTCTTCCCTGATGCCCGTACCTTCCTGATTGATCAGGATCTTCGCTTCGGTATCAGGAACGCGTTTAAGCAGAACAATGATCTTCAATTCTTCCTCCTCTCGGCAGTCCTTTCCCTATCCGGATCAGGATGGATAAGCCTGCTCGTACTCTTCTATGACTTTTTTCGCTATTACAAGTCTCTGTATCTCGCTGGTCCCCTCATATATCTCGGTGACGCGGGCGTCCCTGAAAAGCCTCTCGATACGGAACTCTTCGGTATAACCGACTCCTCCGTGTATCTGCATCGATTCATAGGCTATCTCGTTTGCCGCGCGGGTCGAGTATAATTTCGCCATCGACGCTTCTTTCGAACAGGGCTTGCCTTCATCCCTCATCCTCGCTGCTCTGTATACAAGAAGTCTTGCCGCGTCAAGTTTTACCGCCATATCGGCGATCTTCCACTTCGTCCCCTGAAAATCTATTATCTTCTGACCGAACTGGCTTCTCTCCCTCGCGAAAAGGACCGCGTCATCCATAGCTCCCTGGGCTATTCCAAGCGCCTGGGAAGCGATCCCGATCCTTCCACCGTCCAGAGCGCCAAGAGCGATCTTCATCCCGTGACCGACTTCTCCGATCAGGTTCCCTGCCGGCACCCTGCAATCCTCGAACACAAGTTCGACTGTCGTCGACGACTTCATGCCCATCTTGTGTTCACGCTTCCCGATCGAGAAGCCCGGAAAAGACGGTTCGACAAGAAAGGCTGAAAGACCATCAGTCCTTTTGCCGTGATCTGTTCGGGCGACTACTATTATCACGCCGGCTTTATCACCGGTAGAGATGAATATCTTGTTTCCGTTAAGGATATAATCATCACCATCGACGACAGCCGTCATCCTGATCGCCGATACGTCGCTTCCCGCTTCACTCTCTGTTATCG
This genomic stretch from Candidatus Krumholzibacteriota bacterium harbors:
- a CDS encoding electron transfer flavoprotein subunit alpha/FixB family protein — protein: MANDVLVFGELRGGEIKKVVRELIAAGKVITESTGGSIDAVLMGRGSENEAEKVRKLGLRKIAVLSDEILDNYSTEGYAEALAGMIKEEGYGYILLGATAMGRDLGPRTAAKVDGVMFSDCVDLRVEGTSLVARRPVYSGKLLIDITPVGDHPVFVTIRPNNIAPAGEGADSSDVVQRPSGVTREMIRAIATEIVPLSGGRPDVSEADVIVSGGRAMKDAANFKLLGDLADLFGGAVGASRAAVDAGFAEQPLQVGQTGKVVNPKLYIACGISGAIQHLAGMRTSKVIVAINKDPNAPIFEKAHYGIVGDLFEIVPILTEEIKKLLN
- a CDS encoding 4Fe-4S dicluster domain-containing protein, producing MTVQGAILIVLFAATLAAFGFIVRMLIRTLLLGRKQGGFGSPGKRIWSVIVYVAGQARVLAQPAGIGHFLIFWGFIFITLGTIEHITGMIVPGFSYVALFGATAAGWISLLQDILALLVLFAIIVSFYRRFIIKPVRLKIDDPGARNEAVFILSLIFVLILLMFCIKGIGIIDGKIDSRYAPVSAIAAKLFEGKGFDLHIAESILAWIHHLIIFFFLLYVPFSKHIHILGAIPNIYLRNLGSPGTLSRMDFEDETAEKFGNSELQDFTWKQLLDLYACTECGRCQAACPAFMTEKPLSPFRMIHRMRGLLMEDRGRLLKAAPERLEGMPIIPGTMTEDEIWACTTCGACMQECPPFIEHVQKIVDLRRYLVMTESRFPAEMQPVFKNMEVNYNPWTMGYSARADWAEGLDIPLASEKKEFDILFWVGCAGSFDSRGQSVSRAIASLLKKAKVDFAILGTEEMCCGETARRMGNEYLAQTLIEANIETLGKYSFNTILTACPHGLNTFRVEYPQFGYEKPVMHHSEFLLELVREGKLGAVKADFKKGVYHDSCYLGRYNDIIDEPRDLINSVVKTDLAEFGRHGKRSFCCGAGGGRMWMEEDTGKRINEERVDESLGLGVDRIFTACPFCLTMFEDGLKSRDVENIKVLDIAELVAGIDK
- a CDS encoding electron transfer flavoprotein subunit beta/FixA family protein codes for the protein MKIIVLLKRVPDTEAKILINQEGTGIREDGVKFIINTYDEYGIEEGIKLKEKIGGDSKVTVVCLGPEESTEVIRTALAMGADDAVHICDPALKAPSPFTTAAVLAKAIGEEGFDIIFCGKQGIDDDTAQVQSGLAEMLDIPQVNIAGSFELSEDASKAVVGRRIEGGTEMIETSLPVIVSCDKGLNEPRYASLPGIMKAKKKEIRTRTLADLGFDEAPGAGASRILKWLTLPKGGECRMVEAEEVSDAVKELARLLREEAKII
- a CDS encoding acyl-CoA dehydrogenase family protein, which encodes MWLTLSEEERMIQKTIRDFAAKDLAAVADTANREAVFQDAIYRKLGELGFMGMTVPEEYGGVDFGTFCLTLALEEISRVCPATAIAVSVHNSLANAIVLKYGSDALKKKYLPSMASGDMIGVYAITESEAGSDVSAIRMTAVVDGDDYILNGNKIFISTGDKAGVIIVVARTDHGKRTDGLSAFLVEPSFPGFSIGKREHKMGMKSSTTVELVFEDCRVPAGNLIGEVGHGMKIALGALDGGRIGIASQALGIAQGAMDDAVLFARERSQFGQKIIDFQGTKWKIADMAVKLDAARLLVYRAARMRDEGKPCSKEASMAKLYSTRAANEIAYESMQIHGGVGYTEEFRIERLFRDARVTEIYEGTSEIQRLVIAKKVIEEYEQAYPS